The Candidatus Poribacteria bacterium genome contains the following window.
AAAATTGTTGTTTAAAAAGTAAAAAAAGTAATATAGACTTTCAATATTTTCCGAAATAAAAAAGGAGAAAAACAGTGTCAACGCAAATTCGCCAACAAGGCAGCGTAGCGATTTTAGAACCCAGTGGAAAATTGGTAGGAACCTCCGCATTAGAATTACGAGAGGCAATCGCCCCGCAAATAGAAACTTACGACGAGCCACGTATCCTCATCAACTTCGAGAATGTCAATATGATTGACAGTTCAGGACTCGGTGCCCTCATGGAGGCACGTGCGATCGCAACCCGAAAGAACGGGCGCATTGGTGTTATCCATGTCGGCAAACATATCAAAAACTTGGTCGTTCTGAGCCGTCTCGTGAGTATGTTTGAGCATTACGACGATG
Protein-coding sequences here:
- a CDS encoding STAS domain-containing protein, which translates into the protein MSTQIRQQGSVAILEPSGKLVGTSALELREAIAPQIETYDEPRILINFENVNMIDSSGLGALMEARAIATRKNGRIGVIHVGKHIKNLVVLSRLVSMFEHYDDEDAAVLGLSA